agctCTGTATTTTAATTTCAATACCTTTGCTAAAATTTCATTATTGGATGTGTGTAGATGGGTTaggaaaaaacaaaacatttaatcaattttgaattcagactaGTAACGAAACgcggaataagtcaaagggtatgaatacgatctgaaggcactgtactctTGCTAATGACCATAGAAAAGATTAAATGTTACTGATCATAACATATTGCTGAATAAACTTAGGTTATGGATTAAGAGTTAACTTTCTAATAGAACACAAAGGGTTTTCGTTAACAGAAGCCTCTCTCATGCAAATTCCGTTgagtgtggtgtaccacagggcagctgGCTAAGGAAATTGTTTTCAGTTTTTACAAATAACCTTCCACTGACCATGAACAAAGCCTATGTGTCTAGGTACGCTGATGACTCAACAATATACGTGGCGGTTGCAACAGTAAAATAAACAACTGAGACACGTAACATACAgctccagtcagttttagaatgggtaactAGAAATAGGCTTGCGCTAAATatctcaaaaactaaaagcataatTTTTAGGACAAATCACTCACTCAACCATAAACCTCATTTAGATCTATTGAATAATGTCGCTATTGAGCTAGCTGAGGAGACTAAAAAATGCTAGGTGTAACTCTAAATAAGCTTCCATGGTCAAATCATATAGACTCAATGGTTGCTAAAATGGGAAGAAGTCTGTCCATGATAGGGGGTTACTCTGCCTTCTTGACATCTCAGTCAACCAGACAgctcctacaggccctagttttgtcgcacctaaACTACTGCCCTGCTGTGCGGTCATGTGTGGCAAAGAAGGAAATAGGTCAATTGCAGTTgtccagaacaaagcagcaagtATCGCACTTAAATGTACACTGAAGTGTCAGTAGCATGCACGTCAGTTTCTCCTGGCTCAACATTGAGAGattgactgactgcatcaccattggtctttgtgcgaggtattgatgtgttgaaggtaccgaacggtctgttcaagcagttggcacgcagttcagacactcatcggtacaacacaagacatgcaactAGAGGTCTCTTCACATTCCCCAGGTTCAGAACAGAGGCAaagtattaaatagagccatgactacatggaactctctgctAGGGTGCCCATATTACTTCCACACCTGaggtcaaattccatgtgactgtttagtcactgtaattaggcttctccaagctctgatgctgctgatggtcagtagtagcctaccaaacttgataAATGTCttgtactcagcactctattgtccctctaatcactcagacatcaatgcaaatgtgttgaaaatctaatcaaacacttcatgagagcccatgagctcatgttgcgcagcATTTCTATAGGTTAAGCAGAGGATGGCATCAGCTTTCTATAAGCTAAGCAGAGGATggcatcagctttctataggctaagcAGAGGATggcatcagctttctataggctaggcctgctGTATTTATCTATCAACTTctctaatattaagcacattgcttctctttacaacaggattATAGCATACCTGGCCTGAATGAAAATGTACCACGGGAAAAAGCGTCCTCCCTTCCATATATAAGTGCATAGATTATTTTCCGCCCCCATGCCCCAGttccgagacaggtgcatgatagtCAATtccaaatcaaaatacattttacacaTATATTCTTCAGTATATGTAAAGACATTAAATTATGAATAATctaatgggtgacaatattagcccatcacttgtgaatgatgcattaacacttgtgaatgatgcccagcttgtgTGCAGTAAGGCACACAAGCCTTTTTTTGGGCTACTTTTTaaatcatagtcacacacctacctcatgtagcctagcctatagacctatatgttttgataaggtttgtaaagtggccaaataacttattATACTTGAGCACATTTAATATGCTTTATAaccggtgtagagcctaactggcatacacaGGATGCGTGTGAGTTAATAGTGAGGACAAATGCGATTAAACTTAAGAACAGTGCGAATGCAATCGAAAAATCACATCAAAACATCCTATCATACTTTTacaactcacctcactgtgatgatccATTTAAAGAAGAAGTTCCACAGCAGGCTGAAGCAGTGTAAACAAAATGGACAGCACTTTAAGGTGATAATTAATTCAAAACAACCATATGCATATTAGTTTATGGATAGGTTTCAGCCCAAGGCCGAATCAAAAACCTGAATTAAAATTATGATTATGCCATTATACAATACATTGCCTACCGCATATTATGCATGGCAGAAAAGcataaaacaaaactgatttaagatgtctttgatacataatttgtggaatgtctttccttaattaatgcatttgagccaatcagttgtgttgtgacaaggtaggggtggtatacagaagacagccctaattggtaaaaggccaagtccatTTTAtagcaagaatagctcaaataagcaaagagaaacgacagtccatcattactttaagacacgaaggtcagtcaatgcggaaaatgtcaagaactttgaaagtttcttcaagtgcagtcgcaaaaaccatcaagggctatgatgaaactggctctcatgaggaccacaggaaaggaagacccagagtttcctctgcagcaagggatcagttcattagagttaccagcctcagaaattgcagcccaaataaatgcttcacagagttcaagtaacagacacatctcaacatcaactgttcagaggagactgtgtgaatcaggccttcgtgaattgctgcaacaaaaaaacaccaataaggagaagagacttgcttggtccaagaaaaacaagcattggacattagaccggtggaaatctgtcctttggtctgatgagtccaaattagagattcttggttccagccgctgtgtctttgtgagacgcagagtaggtgaatggttgatctccgcatgtgtatttccaacCGTAaggcatggaggtggtggtgtgatggtgctttgctggttttATTTcctattcaaggcacacttaaccagcatggccaccacagcattcCGCAGCGATATGccaccccatctggtttgggcttagtgggactatcatttgtttttcaacatgtcaatgacccaacacactaccaggctatgaagggctattttaccaagaagtagagtgatgagtgctgcatcagatgacctggcctctacaaatcacccaacctcaacctaattgagatggtttgggatgagttggaccgcagagtgaaggaaaagcagccaacaagtgctcagcaaatgtggaGTCACCGcaagtcagcacaaagacaacaggagcactgccaccgttattccagcaccatttcagcTTAAACATAAAACTTTAATACGCTGAAAACCAACTTAAAAAGacaccaaaaacaatttagtccaatcaatgttgcAAAATATGTGGCTGTCctgttttctgtctgtgtgtacgcaagtaaaactaaacacGGACTCACCCACTTGTAGAACACCAACCATCCTAATCTTTTTCATGTTGGCAGAATGGTCTATGGCTTTGTCATACAGTACACTTTTAGTTTGTTGTcataggctacctagctaaaaagCTTGCTAGCCTAACGAACCAACTGagttagccagctagttaacatgagCCTACATCTCAGGTCAGTGGCACAACATTCCTTTATTGTTAGAtcataatcattggcctgtacagagaattaagtcaaaaccacaagtccaaatccatgGCTTAAGAAAGGGACGATTTTGTAAGCTAGTTACTGCAGGCCATCAACACAAGCAGACCAGAAACAGACATGTTTTTGTGAAAATTGCTTTTCTTAGAAAGTGATTTGATTGGtatgaagccaaatccaaactggcctccTTTGGAGGGCATTTTGCTGCACCAGGACAATCTACCGTTGAGCTCAGCAAACGCTAATTAAAAAAATAtctatcaagggaggccaaaagCTTGCTAGCATCAATCAAATGCTACGCCAGCAACATGTCACactcttttggtccagacagcatcagatacatgggctacacatacggAGACAGAAGGCTGCTGCTTCCCTCGCTCTGATGATTTCTCTGGTGAGATTCCAGCCCTTTTGGAATTTTGAAAACccagagagacgaaagataaatgttattttaaatgttttattggtcaaatatttggggaagcctggcttcccttggcatccatgaatacaagCCACTGTTAACTTATATTATTTTAGCCTAAAACTTAAAAAGGATATTTCACCAATGTTAGGCAGGAGCCATACAGAAGTTGACCGTCTTCTTAAAACGCGCTAATGTCCAAATACAGAAACAATCAAGCAGTACACATATGGTGATGAACTATCACTTTAAACAGCTTATTACAGTGTACTGCAATGCATTGCACACACACTCCTTGTATATATCTAGTCCCCTCTTCTTTGGGAAgcggagaggtggagatgtgatGGGAACCAACCTCCGTCTAGGGAACTGCTTCGATCACAGGGGTCCCTTCAATTTTAAGACGTGCCAGAGAGTCAGctacctctttctcctcctcatcatcctcctcctcctcatcatcttcctcatcatcctcctcctcgtcgtcatcatcatcgtcatctcCGCCATCGTCCTCctggtctccctcccctcctccggACGATGAAACGTTCTTCCAGTAGGAGTCGTAGCCAGAAGCCCCATAACCTCCATAGCCGTAGCTATCCTCGTCAGCACCACTCTGTCGGCCAAACTTTGTCGTACGGGCTGCAGGGTGAGTACAGGAATACAAACATGAGCTGAGAATCTTGAGTACTAATCCCCATCCAGGGAGTGCATATATACAACAATTAAAAGGTGTTGAATGTGGCGGGATACATTTGAGGTTTAAGATCTGACATCTGCTACAAGAAAAGAGAGTATGAAAACGAGTGATTTGTAATGATGCAAAAATTACTCAATCAACAACTAAAATTATGATATTACATTATACATACAACTGCACTGCCAACAGTACTCAGTTTTCCTCTTAATGACTGAAGAGTTTTAATCCATGACTGACTTAAGCACTGATTAGATGTTAGATGGCAGACTCACTGGACATGCTGAGGTCCTTAGTCTCCTGGGTCTCATGGCCACACTTGGGGCAGGGAGGATTTTTACCCTTGTCCTGTTTGAACACCTTACTCTTCACATGGTCGTCACAGAAACaggcctggggagggagagacacagttCAACCCAAATGGGCCTTGTCACTATAGGTTACAGTCATGCGTCATATCCAGGATATGTATTCAGCCATGACTGGAAGTGACTTTTCATAGCAGATTAGGAGAACATTttaattttagctaaccctaacccttttcctaaccttaacctaattctccaaACCTGCTGCAAAAAAAGTAACCTCTAGTTGTAGCTGTATTCCACTTCAGAAGCCTGGTAAACGGGTACTTATTTACCGGAAAAAATCGACTAATTTAACAGTGCAACTGAGAATCTACACATTTCCCCCTGAACCAACACCCTTGCCTTTCTTGCACTAACACTTGCCTTTTCTTACGAGCACCGACTGCTGATAGCTGCTTTAGGACTGATTATCTCACCTAGTTACCTTAAGACGAATGCACTCACTGTAATGCCAGGCTTACACGACACGACTTTCAAAAATCCTAGCAATGCTGAGCCTCGAGCATTAAACAACCGTATTTCCTATAGTAAACCATCTGGCAGAGACGGGTGTCGACACACTACAAGATTCTTCACTTGGTCGGGAGGAATCTCCATACCACCCCGTCTCGCCTAAACAATGTGAATAGATTGTTACCGTAGCTAGCTACAACGAGCTGTGGCTAAAAGCAGCCTCATAAGTTCAGTCAGACAAACACACTTGCCCTACAGTGTTGAAATATCTTGCCAATACATTTTGGACTGAATAACATTGGGTGTGAACTTCAGAGCTGTAACAAATTTACATTTGGGCTTAGGTTAAATGCAAGTGCAAACCCATACTAATAGTAGTTATCGCTCCTGCACATTCTGGGTGATACGAATCAAGATCTTGGTCTTCTTCCCTGGCTAGCTCTCATTTGGCTATTGCCGATCGCCGTTCTCAAAACTGGTCGTGGTACATCTCACATTACAAGAGCGTTGCAGATTTTGTGCCGATAACAATCAAATATGGGATCAGTAGCCCTCAGATTGTGACTCTGACCTACTCACATTAAATGAGCGTCGGTGACAGCTacgagtaggcaacaacatgggGATTTTGTCTCCGATCTCAAAAAGTTGTCTGGGACAGCTAAAACCAGAGCCAAAAATCATGTAGTGTACCGACAGCTCAAGTCGCTCTGgagaagagcgtctgctaaatgactcaaatgtacatCTCTCGGTCAATGTGTACAGAGGCAATAGCGGTAACAAACTACACTGGTATGAGgaacagtgggagagagacaatTATTTACAACATAACACATTGTGTTGATTTAATGCCTTAAAAGTGTTCATAGCACTTGGATTTCTTCccattttattgtgttaaaaaatgggattaaaaaaatattgtatATTTTTCTCAACAACCAAATGTCTAACATTTAAGATGAATAGAAATGATAGTTGTTGCTTAAGTATCCAGCTCCccaagtcaatacatgttaaaaatcaccttggcagcaattacagctgggTGTCTTCTTGGGTTAGTATCTAAGAgatttacacacctggattgtgcaatgttagcccattattcttttcataaTTCCTCGAGCTCGGTCAATATtttggggatcatggctagacaacaattttcaagtcttgtcataaATTTTCAGCAGATTTaactcaaaactgtaacttggccactcaggaacattcaccgtcttcttggtaagcaactccattgaAGATTTTGCCTTGTGTtgtaagttattgtcctgctgaaaggtggatttgtCTCCCAGAGTCTcttgtaaagcagactgaaccaggtattCCGCCAGGATTTTGTCTGTTCTTAGAtcagtggttctcaatcctggtcctggggaccgcGAGGGGCGGACATTTAGTTTTTCCActcaacagctgattcaaatgatcaacccACCATCAAGCTTTAATCATCCCGTTTCTTTTAtcctgaaaacctccctggtatttgctgatgtcaagcatacccataccatgatgcagccaccaccatgcttgaaaataaagaggcagttactcagtgatgtgttggatagCACGCCAAACacaaggctttgcatttaggccaaaatgTGAATTCCTTGGCCTTTTTTTCTTCAGTGCCTTGCTGCATACAATACGCACGTCTtgtaaatatttttattctgtatatttgtattcttcttttcactctgtcatttagttcattattgtggagtcattactatgttgatccatcctcagtcctttcctgcagctcagttcagacaAATGActgcatctttgatgtgtctgagtggtttaatacataatccacagcataattattaacttgaccattcTTAAAGAGACATCCAaagtctgatttgttattgttacccatctaccaatcactgccctttatGAGGCTTTTGAAAAGCTCCTTGGGCTTTGTagtttaatctgtgtttgaaatttgactgagggaccttacagatgttttatgtatgggggacagaggaagggttagtcattcaaaaaccatgtcaacccctattatttcacacagagggagtccatgtaacttattgtgtgatttgttaagccaaatgTTACTCCTGAGCTAATTTAGGATACTTCTCAAATTgtattaatcttttatttttttaaagttagaATTGTTATTCCACTGACAGAGTATACTGactagattgttgacaaaaaaaaaaaaaaaaaaattaaatccaTACTAAATCAGAACATTTTGgggaagaaatccaaggggtatgaatacttggaTCTCCATTACCTTGCAACGCAGGCAGGAGTGTTGTCCTAATCTGTTGCAGGAAGCACCTGAAATGGACATGGGGGAAAacacagtatatattaacacatgaaaatgtttatttaaaatCACTACAGCTAGGAGTTAACCTTTCTCTAAACTGTCAGAATGCCTACTTTTCTATATGTTACATGGTGTTCCTCATGTCTGCCAAAGTCTGCCCTGAGGCTAAACGTCAACAGGTTATAGTGTTGAAACCTCTTGATTTCTCATGAGCCAACACAATGTGTTTGATTGACGTGTGAGAAATTGCTCACATTTGTAAGTCTCCGCCTCCAGGACTTGGCAACTGGCTTGGTGCTCAAACTGGTCATCCTCACACAGGAAGTTGTGGCAGAAGGAGCAACGGTATACCCTTCCCCCTGTGTCAGATAGGAAAAAAGGGGGAATGATTACAAAAGGGACACAAGGTGGATGGCAACCAGCATTTGGGTGCATGTATTGACATGAAAAAAAGCAAATTGTAGGCCTTGTTTAGTTTTGCAGACCAGGCAGGTTGGATAATATTATAAAAATGGCATAATTTACCATGGTCCCATACACAGCGTTCACACTCGATACAGTCGGCATCCATGAGAGGACATGTGCAAGCGTGTGTACTGAGGCACTTTCTCCCGTGGCACACCCAGGCCTCACAGAAGTCACACACGGCCCCCTTGTGGACAGAGACAGCATCTCACATATCATAAAGACATCCAATGATAAACTCATGACTGTGGACAATCTGGGCACATATCACAATGTTAAATAGATGTAGGTCTACACCAGGGGTGTACTCATTACGTCTTGCAACGGAAACCATTTGCCATTTaagaaccaaacggaagcaaacagagcaAACAAAACTTTGAGGGAACTACCTTCAATTTGGGCAATAGAAACAAAACATTTTTCATTTGGAGTAAATGGTTACAATTGcagaacgttttgcaacagaatcagcataatgaatacaccccatggTCATATTCACTAGAAACCAAAGGAGGCAAACTATCGGGGACTACCTGAATTTGACCGATAAGAAACACTTGTTTTCCATTGTGaaacgttttgctacggtgtgcattAATGATTACTACTGAGTATTTATTACTCCCATCTCAATAAAGTTTTTCAAACGTCTCTCATCTCTTACCACCATGCCCATTCCCGTAGCGTGGATCCCTGGGTGCTTGATGACACAGTCTGATGACttcatgcatttggttttgccTTTAGTTGGAATACAGGAAGACAGTATcacaccacaacataatacatGGTTCTTGCAATCCTATACAAACATCTTACATGTAACGTTGTGCAATATATTTCTTTGCCACTTGAGGGGATAAATTAAGTTGTATTGAATTAAGTTGGCCTCAAAGAGCTCAAGGGATTTTAAAATCAGAAACATGCCATGCGTCACAATTTATCTTAGACTCACCACATTGACCGCACTGGGGCAGCTTCTGAACGTTTGCACAGAAGTAGCAGAAAGCTCTGTTCTTCTGCCGTCTTGGGTGTCATTGAAACAGGGGAACAAAGTGTCAAAGCCTCCATCACCTGTAGATTATAGTTGCTAATAAAGAAATAAGGCATCTTGTTCAAATAGTTGAATGTGTTCACacaattgaacctttatttaactaggcaactcagttaagaacaaattcttatttacaatgacggcccacccCGGCccaaccctaacgacgctgggccaattgtgcgccgccttatgggccTCCCAATTACGTCTGGTTGTGATagtctggaattgaaccagggtctgtagtcgtgagatgcagtgccttaggccgcttcgccactcgggaaccccaatgttagctagttaagttATCCATTAAGATGAATGTAAAAAATATTGATTGAAGATGTCTTACCTCTGGCATTTGTCACATTCCTGCAACACCAGATGAGGACTACAGTAAGTATGAGGACTACAGTAAGTATGAGGACTACAGTAAGTACTAGGGAAATAATCATGATTTACAGTCATTGTTAGCTATCCATTTCATATTGTGTTGTGATGAGAACATGTATATTATTCCATACCATTGCTGAATTGCAAGGGGACTTTGCAACGTCAACAAAGCCCTTGTTGGCTCGAGTCTGTTTCTCCCGTTCCTTGCGGTTCTCTGCCTTCTTGCGTGCACCAGTCTTCTTTTTCGGCATCTTTCAGTTTCAGTAGCTGGCTTTACCTGAAGGCATGTGGGGATTAGCAAACCATAGCTataactaaccaaccaaccaaccaagccAGCTCAGTCAATGGCATCACATCTTGACAGACCTAACACACCATTAGTCTAGGTCCTTACGAAAATATAAATGTTGTAAAACTGTATTAGCTAGTTAACTAGGTATCTAcgtgaaaaaaaaaatatgaaaaaagcaGTTATTTAGCTATCTGCTTAGCGTTACTGTACGTGTGCTGAGCAACACGGTTCAAACACGCGCTAACTAGCTTGACTTCATGGAAATACCAGATGCAGCAACGACATGTAatagaatgtaattgtataaTTAACAGATAAAAGCCTTAACCGACATGtgctgtttatatattttttttaacacattATAACCCAAAATGTAAAGACAGACTTACCAGGAATGTTGCAATCCACGGCTTGCTCAGATGAAAACGGAAGTTACAGAACGGATATTTAGTCCGACTGAGTATTCTCGCCTGAATTGTGATTCGCCTTTTCGTTCCTATGTGAGTTCCTATATTTCTATTGTACATGAATTTCCCTTGCGCTCAATGAAATGTTATATTAAAGTATGAATTGTATATAACATCATGGTTTGGCCAATTAAGGCTGTTATTATCAACGTTCAAAAatacatacttttttatttatattgtattctgAAGGCACTTCAGTCACCTGCCACCATGACCCATGAATATTGTTAAAATTAATTGGGCTTTACCAAAGAAGCCTTTGCAATGTTTCTTTCTGTAACGTGAACTACGGTGAATGGGTGCACAATGCCCCAGAAGATGGCAGTAAACCATTCTTTTCATCACACATGCTTGAGGTCTTGGAGGTTTCTTTAGCCTTatcaatcagtggagg
This sequence is a window from Oncorhynchus tshawytscha isolate Ot180627B linkage group LG34, Otsh_v2.0, whole genome shotgun sequence. Protein-coding genes within it:
- the LOC112237418 gene encoding zinc finger protein 330 — protein: MPKKKTGARKKAENRKEREKQTRANKGFVDVAKSPCNSAMECDKCQRRQKNRAFCYFCANVQKLPQCGQCGKTKCMKSSDCVIKHPGIHATGMGMVGAVCDFCEAWVCHGRKCLSTHACTCPLMDADCIECERCVWDHGGRVYRCSFCHNFLCEDDQFEHQASCQVLEAETYKCASCNRLGQHSCLRCKACFCDDHVKSKVFKQDKGKNPPCPKCGHETQETKDLSMSTRTTKFGRQSGADEDSYGYGGYGASGYDSYWKNVSSSGGGEGDQEDDGGDDDDDDDEEEDDEEDDEEEEDDEEEKEVADSLARLKIEGTPVIEAVP